One genomic window of Quercus lobata isolate SW786 chromosome 9, ValleyOak3.0 Primary Assembly, whole genome shotgun sequence includes the following:
- the LOC115961733 gene encoding zinc finger BED domain-containing protein RICESLEEPER 2-like has product MEHSSDASPSQATPTATTEPVAQAAQAVPTAHAEVPPLPPKGKGNVCTNRKKSIAWNHFEKVDIGDGHFKAACNYCQKTYLADSKGHGTANLLNHTPICVKNPNRKILSGQQTLMFEPKMDGEEGFQLVPTAFTVEASRKALAEMVIIDELPFRFVEGYGFQRYATTLQPKLRIRDIPSRQTIARDVISIYGVEREKLRGALKGRRVCLTTDTWTSIQNLCYMSLTGYFIDDDWKLHKRILNFCQVEDHKGETIGRKIELCLREWGINGIFTLTVDNASSNGATIKFLENVTKDWEGTVLEHEFLHMRYCAHILNLIVGDGMREIDASIAKVREAVRYVKSSPNRNQTFVGFVERLGIESKSLLCLDIPTRWNSTYLMLETAQKFEKVFIRMDFEDDSYSSYFMNKENSGGMGSPSSIDFQNCRIFVGFLKLFYNATKKFSGSLYVTANTFFDEMFVIQENISNLNKSQNHLLKNMATKMESKFDKYWGKGDKMNHLLYVAVILDPRKKLRFLKFCFSEIYGNEVADVMVELVRGALVKLYDFYSRVDSSNVQVASERERTHIEGLNGF; this is encoded by the exons ATGGAACACTCAAGTGATGCATCCCCTTCCCAAGCAACACCTACTGCCACAACTGAACCTGTTGCCCAAGCTGCCCAAGCTGTACCTACTGCCCATGCTGAGGTTCCCCCACTTCCACCTAAAGGTAAAGGCAATGTCTGTACTAATAGGAAAAAGTCTATTGCCTGGAaccattttgaaaaagtagataTTGGTGATGGTCATTTTAAGGCTGCTTGTAATTACTGTCAAAAAACTTATCTAGCTGATAGTAAGGGGCATGGTACTGCTAACTTGTTGAATCATACACCAATCTGTGTTAAAAACCCTAATAGAAAGATACTTAGTGGGCAACAAACCTTAATGTTTGAACCTAAAATGGATGGGGAGGAAGGGTTTCAGCTTGTACCGACAGCCTTTACTGTTGAGGCTTCTAGAAAGGCACTTGCTGAAATGGTTATAATAGATGAGTTGCCTTTTAGGTTTGTTGAAGGGTATGGGTTTCAAAGATATGCAACAACCTTACAACCTAAGTTGCGAATTAGGGATATCCCATCTCGTCAAACTATAGCTAGGGATGTGATTAGCATTTAtggtgttgagagagagaaactaaggGGGGCTTTGAAGGGTCGTAGGGTGTGTCTTACTACGGACACATGGACGAGTATTCAAAATCTGTGTTATATGTCCCTTACAGGTTATTTTATTGATGATGATTGGAAGTTACATaagagaattttgaatttttgtcaagttgaaGACCATAAGGGAGAGACCATAGGTAGAAAGATTGAGTTGTGTTTGCGTGAGTGGGGTATTAATGGCATATTCACTTTAACAGTGGACAATGCTAGCTCAAATGGTGCCACTATTAAGTTTTTGGAGAATGTAACTAAAGATTGGGAGGGAACTGTTTTAGAACATGAGTTCTTACACATGAGGTATTGTGCACATATCCTAAATTTGATTGTGGGGGATGGTATGAGAGAAATTGATGCATCCATTGCAAAGGTGCGTGAAGCTGTGAGGTATGTGAAGTCCTCACCAAATAGGAATCAaacttttgtgggttttgtggagAGATTAGGTATTGAGTCTAAGTCTCTTCTTTGTCTAGATATACCAACTAGGTGGAACTCTACCTACCTCATGTTAGAAACcgcacaaaaatttgaaaaagtgttCATACGTATGGACTTTGAGGATGATAGTTATTCTTCATACTTTATGAACAAGGAGAATAGTGGTGGTATGGGATCTCCTAGTagtattgattttcaaaattgtaggATATTTGTGGGGTTTTTGAAGCTTTTTTACAATGCCACAAAAAAGTTTTCAGGTTCTTTGTATGTTACTGCCAACACCTTTTTTGATGAGATGTTTGtcattcaagagaatatttccaATTTAAATAAATCACAAAACCACCTCTTGAAAAACATGGCAACTAAAATGGAATCTAAGTTTGATAAGTATTGGGGGAAAGGGGATAAAATGAATCATCTCTTGTATGTGGCTGTGATTCTTGATCCAAGAAAGAAGTTGAGGTTTTTGAAGTTCTGTTTTTCTGAAATTTATGGAAATGAAGTGGCTGATGTGATGGTTGAATTGGTGAGGGGTGCCTTGGTCAAGTTGTATGATTTTTATTCTCGTGTTGATTCATCAAATGTACAAGTAGCAAGTGAGAGGGAGAGGACACACATAGAAG GTTTGAACGGTTTTTGA